One Rossellomorea aquimaris DNA window includes the following coding sequences:
- the argS gene encoding arginine--tRNA ligase — MNIVEKVQENLKSEIKAAVLKAGLATEDQISDVILEIPKEKSHGDYSTNMAMQLARVAKKAPRMIAEDIMANFDQSKASIEKMEIAGPGFINFYMNNEYLTDLIPLILDQDQQYGQSNAGNGERVNVEFVSANPTGDLHLGHARGAAVGDSLCNVLEKAGYKVTREYYINDAGNQIHNLAISVEARYFQALGEDKAMPEDGYHGADIIGIGKKLAEEFGSKYAEVSDEERYKFFREYGLKIEMAKLQKDLEMFRVPFNVWYSETSLYENGKIDAALKTLKDNGHVYEEDGATWFRSTELGDDKDRVLIKNDGTYTYLTPDISYHQDKFERGHDVLINIWGADHHGYIPRMKAAIEALGFDREKLEVEVIQLVHLYKNGEKMKMSKRTGKAVTLRELVEEVGLDAVRYFFAMRSADTHMDFDLDLAVSQSNENPVYYAQYAHARICSILRQAEEQGLASEDKIDLKLIGTEKEVDLLKKLGEFPQMVADAAEKRTPHRVANYINDLASAFHSFYNANKVLDEENRELTTARLALVKGVRVTLQNALALIGVAAPEKM; from the coding sequence ATGAATATTGTCGAAAAAGTACAAGAAAACCTGAAATCCGAAATCAAAGCAGCGGTCCTGAAAGCAGGACTCGCCACAGAGGACCAGATTTCTGATGTTATTTTAGAAATCCCGAAAGAAAAATCCCACGGTGACTACTCTACCAATATGGCGATGCAGCTTGCACGCGTAGCGAAAAAAGCGCCGCGCATGATTGCAGAGGACATTATGGCGAACTTCGACCAATCCAAGGCATCAATTGAAAAAATGGAGATCGCAGGACCTGGATTCATTAACTTCTATATGAACAATGAATACCTGACCGACTTGATTCCATTGATTCTTGATCAAGACCAGCAATATGGTCAATCAAATGCTGGGAATGGCGAGAGAGTGAACGTGGAGTTTGTATCTGCCAACCCGACAGGTGACCTTCACCTTGGACATGCCCGTGGAGCGGCTGTAGGTGATTCCCTATGTAACGTTCTTGAAAAAGCAGGTTATAAAGTAACACGTGAATACTACATCAATGATGCAGGGAACCAAATCCATAACCTGGCGATTTCCGTCGAGGCCCGTTATTTCCAAGCTCTAGGTGAAGACAAAGCGATGCCTGAAGATGGATATCATGGCGCGGACATCATCGGAATCGGGAAGAAACTGGCGGAAGAATTCGGTTCGAAATATGCCGAAGTAAGCGACGAAGAGCGCTACAAGTTCTTCCGTGAGTACGGACTGAAAATCGAAATGGCCAAGCTTCAAAAGGACCTGGAAATGTTCCGTGTGCCATTCAACGTATGGTACTCTGAAACATCCCTGTACGAAAATGGTAAAATTGATGCTGCGTTAAAAACACTAAAAGACAATGGTCACGTTTATGAAGAAGACGGCGCGACCTGGTTCCGTTCCACTGAACTTGGGGATGACAAAGACCGTGTTCTCATCAAGAATGATGGAACATACACGTACTTGACTCCGGATATTTCTTATCACCAGGATAAATTCGAACGTGGACACGATGTGCTGATCAATATTTGGGGTGCTGATCACCACGGATACATCCCCCGTATGAAAGCGGCGATTGAAGCACTTGGTTTTGACCGTGAGAAATTAGAAGTTGAAGTGATTCAACTGGTTCACCTTTATAAGAATGGTGAGAAGATGAAGATGAGTAAGCGAACAGGTAAAGCAGTCACTTTACGTGAGCTTGTAGAAGAGGTCGGCCTGGATGCAGTCCGTTATTTCTTTGCCATGAGAAGTGCCGATACGCATATGGACTTTGATTTGGACCTAGCGGTATCCCAGTCCAATGAAAACCCTGTGTATTACGCTCAATATGCCCACGCGCGTATTTGCAGCATTCTCCGTCAAGCGGAGGAGCAGGGACTCGCTTCAGAAGACAAGATCGACTTAAAGCTGATCGGTACGGAAAAAGAAGTGGATTTACTGAAAAAATTAGGTGAATTCCCACAAATGGTTGCCGATGCCGCGGAGAAACGTACACCTCACCGTGTGGCGAATTACATTAACGACCTGGCATCAGCTTTCCATAGCTTCTACAATGCCAATAAGGTTCTTGATGAAGAAAACCGTGAACTCACAACAGCTCGTCTGGCTCTTGTAAAAGGGGTACGAGTCACATTACAAAACGCACTTGCATTAATCGGAGTCGCCGCTCCGGAAAAAATGTAA
- a CDS encoding DUF1934 domain-containing protein translates to MTAKTDYTPVKVHLKTKITIGEESDSFELVSFGRYYEKGDAVFLKYDEVQEEGTTHTIVKVSDQQALILRSGAVKMRMAFNEREEQNGSYESQMGTLLLTTKTKKLSHTQSDSELEGDFNLSYELKMQDSPVGDYVMSIHYKEEA, encoded by the coding sequence TTGACGGCAAAAACAGATTACACCCCTGTCAAAGTTCACTTGAAAACCAAAATCACAATAGGAGAGGAAAGTGACTCTTTTGAACTGGTATCATTTGGTCGATACTATGAAAAAGGAGATGCCGTTTTCCTGAAGTACGATGAGGTGCAAGAGGAAGGAACCACCCATACGATTGTTAAAGTGTCGGATCAACAAGCTCTCATTCTCAGAAGCGGTGCAGTGAAAATGAGAATGGCCTTTAACGAACGGGAGGAACAAAATGGTTCTTACGAAAGCCAGATGGGTACTCTCCTACTTACAACCAAAACAAAGAAACTTTCACATACACAAAGTGACTCCGAACTGGAAGGGGATTTCAACCTTTCTTACGAGTTAAAGATGCAAGACAGTCCAGTAGGGGATTATGTTATGTCCATTCATTATAAGGAGGAAGCATAG